A single Anatilimnocola floriformis DNA region contains:
- a CDS encoding alpha/beta fold hydrolase gives MEADQVSATIDFRRVNGVQLECAIAGDVGNPLVILLHGFPDLWHGWRFQIPQLVAAGFRVISPNQRGYGKSDKPRPLSAYDIEELAKDVVELAESEGNSAFHLVGHDWGGIVAWWVAARFAQCVSRVAILNAPHPGIFASYVCGHPSQVLKSWYTAFFQLPWLPEAMLSARNYELLFRTVKGTSRKGVFGPQDRAAFVDGWSEPGALTAMLNYYRAMRRRSSKSLQLKIVSPTLILMSDRDPTEEAGLATASSQLCDSARIEWITGAAHWIQREEPERVTAELIKFLTAK, from the coding sequence GTGGAAGCAGATCAGGTTTCAGCGACGATTGACTTTCGCCGGGTGAATGGAGTGCAACTGGAATGTGCAATTGCGGGCGACGTTGGCAATCCGCTCGTAATCCTGCTTCACGGCTTTCCCGATTTGTGGCATGGATGGCGGTTTCAAATCCCGCAGCTCGTCGCGGCCGGTTTTCGTGTCATATCGCCGAATCAGCGTGGCTATGGCAAGAGCGACAAGCCGCGACCTCTTTCGGCGTATGATATTGAAGAATTGGCCAAGGATGTCGTCGAATTAGCCGAGTCGGAGGGAAACTCGGCATTTCATCTAGTCGGTCATGATTGGGGCGGGATCGTCGCTTGGTGGGTGGCCGCTCGTTTTGCTCAGTGTGTTTCTCGCGTAGCAATTTTAAATGCTCCGCATCCTGGCATCTTTGCCAGCTACGTCTGTGGCCATCCCAGTCAAGTGCTGAAGAGTTGGTACACCGCGTTCTTTCAACTTCCGTGGCTTCCCGAAGCGATGCTGTCGGCGCGAAACTACGAGCTCCTCTTTCGCACTGTCAAAGGGACCAGCCGAAAGGGAGTCTTCGGCCCGCAGGATCGAGCCGCTTTTGTGGACGGTTGGTCGGAACCGGGTGCGCTCACCGCCATGTTGAACTATTACCGAGCAATGAGACGCCGCTCTAGCAAGTCGCTGCAACTCAAAATCGTCTCGCCAACGCTGATCCTGATGAGCGACCGCGATCCCACGGAAGAGGCCGGCTTGGCGACCGCCAGCAGCCAGTTATGCGACTCAGCCCGCATCGAGTGGATCACAGGCGCCGCGCATTGGATCCAGCGCGAAGAACCCGAACGTGTGACAGCCGAACTCATCAAGTTCTTAACTGCAAAGTAA
- the xth gene encoding exodeoxyribonuclease III, which yields MKIATFNVNGVNGRLPVLLRWLDESGPDVVCLQELKAPDEKFPAASIEKAGYGAIWHGQKSWNGVAILARSQQPVESRRGLPGDPEDVHSRYIEAVIGELLIGCLYLPNGNPAPGPKFDYKMKWFSRLNRYAETLYRSDRPVILAGDYNVIPTYLDAYKPERWVGDALFFPESRAAYQELLDQGWTDALRICFASEAIYTFWDYFRNSFARNAGIRIDHFLLNAQAARMLGAAGVDRDVRGWEKTSDHAPTWITLKSKATAFGKKRP from the coding sequence GTGAAGATCGCAACCTTCAACGTAAACGGCGTCAACGGCAGGCTTCCTGTTCTCTTGCGTTGGCTTGACGAGTCCGGTCCCGATGTAGTTTGTCTTCAAGAGCTGAAAGCACCTGACGAAAAGTTTCCGGCTGCCTCGATCGAGAAAGCTGGGTATGGCGCCATCTGGCACGGGCAGAAGAGTTGGAACGGAGTCGCGATTCTGGCCCGGAGCCAACAGCCGGTGGAGTCTCGCCGAGGACTTCCGGGCGATCCGGAGGATGTTCACAGCAGGTATATCGAAGCCGTTATCGGCGAGCTCCTGATCGGCTGCCTCTACTTGCCCAACGGAAATCCCGCGCCAGGGCCCAAGTTCGACTACAAAATGAAGTGGTTCAGTCGGCTGAATCGATACGCCGAGACGCTGTACCGTTCGGATCGGCCGGTCATCCTCGCTGGCGACTACAACGTCATCCCCACGTATCTCGACGCATACAAGCCCGAGCGTTGGGTCGGCGATGCGTTGTTCTTTCCGGAATCCCGGGCTGCGTACCAAGAGTTGCTGGACCAAGGCTGGACCGATGCGCTGCGAATCTGTTTCGCTTCTGAGGCGATCTACACCTTTTGGGATTACTTTCGCAATTCATTCGCTCGTAATGCAGGGATTCGCATCGACCACTTCCTGCTTAATGCCCAGGCCGCTCGGATGCTCGGCGCTGCGGGCGTTGATCGCGACGTGCGCGGCTGGGAGAAAACGAGTGATCACGCACCGACCTGGATCACGTTGAAATCGAAGGCTACAGCGTTTGGCAAGAAGAGACCGTAG
- a CDS encoding flavin monoamine oxidase family protein: MSHFHTEVLLIGAGAAGLAAAHHLRNEGLVVTILEARERIGGRIHTLNPTNWPISVETGAEFLHGSADETRVAVDALNLKTEAMPEEHFRPGSTGVEPADLELGWTRIAERLRTIGSDDLTFADFLGRYCGDLSADEKAQATAYVEGFNAADMRAVSAQWIRESDQETGQAEGARKICAGYARVLDYFTGHDDGLDIHLNRPVSSIRWSRGFVEVSTSNNETFSAQAVIVAVPLGVLQIPSTEMGAIHFSPDLPQKRLQWKLLRMGNVVKVHLLFREPFWEEIAGPDFTFLHTAEGPFQAWWSSLPCRSPILTGWSGGPRAAELSRLTDETILKAGLEQLATSFRVDHRKLELKLAAHLVHNWQADQFARGAYAYVPCGGMALPRQSGEPVENTLFFAGEATHRQLMGTVQGAIASGVRAAKEVVSALRT; encoded by the coding sequence ATGTCACATTTTCACACAGAGGTGCTGTTGATTGGCGCCGGAGCAGCTGGCTTGGCGGCTGCGCATCATCTGCGCAACGAAGGACTTGTTGTCACGATTCTCGAAGCCCGCGAGCGCATTGGTGGACGCATCCATACGCTAAACCCCACCAACTGGCCAATCTCCGTCGAAACTGGGGCGGAGTTTCTTCACGGTTCAGCTGACGAAACGCGAGTCGCTGTCGATGCTCTGAATTTGAAAACGGAGGCAATGCCTGAGGAACACTTTCGACCGGGTAGCACTGGCGTCGAGCCTGCGGACTTGGAACTGGGTTGGACGAGAATAGCGGAACGGTTACGAACGATTGGCTCCGACGATCTTACCTTCGCCGACTTCCTCGGCAGATATTGCGGCGACTTGTCGGCCGATGAAAAAGCTCAAGCGACCGCTTACGTCGAAGGTTTTAATGCTGCCGATATGCGGGCGGTTAGTGCTCAATGGATTCGCGAGTCCGATCAGGAAACCGGCCAGGCCGAAGGAGCCAGAAAAATTTGTGCAGGCTATGCGAGAGTGCTTGACTATTTCACCGGGCACGATGATGGTCTTGATATCCACTTGAACAGACCGGTTTCTTCGATCCGGTGGTCGCGTGGCTTTGTGGAGGTCTCTACTTCGAACAACGAAACCTTTTCGGCGCAGGCCGTCATCGTTGCGGTGCCGCTCGGTGTGCTGCAGATTCCCTCAACTGAAATGGGAGCAATTCATTTCTCACCTGATCTTCCTCAAAAGCGACTTCAATGGAAACTGCTGAGAATGGGAAACGTGGTCAAGGTCCATTTGCTTTTTCGGGAGCCGTTTTGGGAAGAGATTGCGGGTCCCGACTTCACCTTTTTGCATACAGCAGAGGGCCCCTTTCAGGCTTGGTGGAGCAGCTTGCCGTGCCGCTCGCCGATCCTCACAGGTTGGTCGGGTGGGCCGCGTGCTGCCGAACTTTCGCGACTTACCGACGAGACAATTTTGAAAGCGGGGCTTGAGCAGTTGGCGACCAGTTTCCGTGTGGACCATCGCAAGCTCGAACTGAAATTGGCTGCACATCTCGTGCACAACTGGCAGGCCGACCAATTCGCTCGCGGTGCTTATGCGTATGTTCCTTGCGGCGGCATGGCCTTGCCCAGACAATCTGGCGAGCCCGTTGAAAACACGTTGTTCTTTGCCGGCGAAGCAACGCACCGGCAACTGATGGGCACGGTACAAGGCGCGATCGCGAGTGGCGTGCGGGCAGCGAAAGAGGTCGTCTCCGCGTTGAGAACTTGA
- a CDS encoding cold-shock protein has translation MPTGTLTKLVHLSQQSPALNSRLIPENNDIGYGIIQDGAGRDVYFHYEVVLARCGFNDLRVGQQLDFTLENAPYLRAASVRISPSLAADMLLRVA, from the coding sequence ATGCCCACTGGAACACTAACAAAGCTTGTGCATCTCTCGCAGCAATCACCCGCGCTGAACTCCAGGCTGATCCCGGAGAACAACGATATTGGCTATGGCATCATTCAAGATGGTGCGGGCCGCGACGTGTACTTTCATTACGAAGTGGTCCTTGCCCGCTGTGGATTCAATGATCTACGAGTAGGCCAACAGCTTGACTTTACTCTGGAGAACGCGCCATACCTGCGGGCAGCATCCGTCCGCATATCGCCCTCGCTCGCTGCGGATATGTTATTGCGCGTCGCCTGA
- a CDS encoding FKBP-type peptidyl-prolyl cis-trans isomerase: MIAQSGDRVRVRYTHMQDAREHDPQSTKPRVLEFTVGSEHLLPGLSRYVLGMHPGEQKCVTLCPVEAYGDLQTRLISRISRHCLHTKGPPEMGMLLTPRGSGSVSGHRVRIVKLNTHSVVVDGNHPRAGRPANLAVYLVSVDSSSEANSSKPQFETGGEG, encoded by the coding sequence ATGATCGCGCAATCTGGTGACAGGGTTCGAGTCCGATATACGCACATGCAAGATGCCCGAGAACATGATCCCCAATCGACCAAGCCAAGAGTGCTTGAGTTCACCGTTGGCAGCGAGCATCTCCTCCCTGGCTTGAGTCGATACGTGCTCGGCATGCACCCGGGGGAACAGAAATGCGTGACCCTGTGCCCGGTTGAAGCTTATGGGGATCTCCAAACTCGATTGATTAGCAGGATTTCGCGGCACTGTCTGCATACTAAGGGTCCGCCAGAAATGGGAATGTTGCTCACGCCGCGGGGTTCAGGGTCCGTATCTGGCCATCGCGTCCGCATCGTAAAACTAAACACCCATTCGGTCGTTGTTGACGGCAATCACCCGCGCGCTGGGCGTCCCGCGAATCTGGCGGTCTACCTAGTGTCCGTCGATTCCTCATCCGAGGCAAATTCGTCGAAGCCGCAGTTTGAAACTGGTGGCGAAGGGTAA
- a CDS encoding sensor histidine kinase, with protein MTQFLTSQNRLNLLSAYVTDLELEVDRLRKQLQHVCQAGREVCNRESAASKENRSNDDFRQMIDDIRDDVHAPLALDRIEPIAIREFIESIYRWQQRLENRPANRLVLTLDCEQVAWFPVRLRHILQNLLGNAIRYGDPEKGENRVNVTFKTLPGGYELRVTDKGVGMPETQWAQLLQPTHRTSGKQGSDLGVGIAIVKHLVEQSGGELNIDSGEGMGSCFVVTLPSFASGDFLE; from the coding sequence ATGACGCAGTTCCTTACCAGCCAGAATCGTTTGAACCTGCTTTCGGCCTACGTGACCGACCTGGAACTGGAGGTCGACCGTCTGCGAAAACAGTTGCAGCATGTCTGTCAAGCAGGTCGGGAAGTGTGCAATCGAGAATCTGCCGCATCAAAAGAGAACCGTAGCAACGATGACTTTCGGCAGATGATCGACGACATCCGTGATGACGTACACGCTCCTCTGGCCCTCGATCGAATCGAGCCCATCGCGATTCGGGAATTCATCGAAAGCATTTATCGCTGGCAGCAACGCTTGGAAAACCGGCCAGCAAATCGATTGGTGTTAACGCTGGATTGTGAGCAAGTGGCATGGTTTCCCGTTCGGCTGCGTCATATCCTGCAGAACCTGCTTGGAAACGCAATCAGGTACGGTGATCCCGAAAAAGGGGAGAACCGTGTCAACGTAACCTTCAAAACACTTCCTGGAGGTTACGAACTGCGAGTGACGGACAAAGGTGTGGGAATGCCCGAGACTCAATGGGCCCAACTGCTCCAGCCGACGCATCGCACATCCGGCAAACAGGGCTCTGACCTCGGTGTCGGCATCGCGATTGTGAAGCATCTCGTTGAACAAAGCGGTGGGGAACTGAATATCGATTCCGGTGAAGGCATGGGCAGTTGCTTTGTCGTTACGTTGCCGAGTTTCGCTTCGGGCGACTTCTTAGAGTGA
- the trhA gene encoding PAQR family membrane homeostasis protein TrhA, which produces MLQTLPAGERVNTLTHAAGCVLSIVGSGVLMARAVETEEPWRIAGCAIFSAALVAVYAVSTLSHAIAQPQRRRLFRILDQGLIYLLIVASYTPWSFTYLRTPFWWVFLAVMWTLAILGTVSKLVLVHRIDSATVWSYLLLGWLALIPMAALLRSLPLAAAGTVFAGGVCYSAGTIFHRWDNREYHSHGIWHVAVIGGSLCHWYGVLVYIAGSRP; this is translated from the coding sequence ATGCTCCAAACACTACCCGCCGGAGAGCGTGTGAATACGCTCACTCACGCCGCCGGATGCGTTCTGAGCATCGTGGGCTCGGGCGTGCTCATGGCTCGCGCCGTCGAGACGGAGGAACCTTGGCGAATTGCAGGATGCGCCATCTTTTCGGCAGCCCTGGTGGCTGTTTACGCCGTCTCCACTCTTTCGCACGCCATTGCTCAGCCGCAGCGTAGGCGGCTCTTTAGAATTCTCGATCAGGGCTTGATCTACCTGCTAATTGTGGCGAGCTACACCCCGTGGTCGTTTACTTACCTGCGCACGCCTTTCTGGTGGGTATTCTTGGCAGTCATGTGGACGCTGGCGATTTTGGGCACTGTGTCGAAGTTGGTGCTCGTCCACCGTATCGATTCAGCCACCGTTTGGTCGTACTTGCTGCTTGGCTGGTTAGCTTTGATACCGATGGCAGCCCTCCTTCGTTCTCTTCCCTTGGCCGCTGCGGGAACGGTTTTCGCCGGTGGAGTTTGTTATAGCGCGGGAACCATTTTTCATCGCTGGGATAATCGTGAATACCACAGTCACGGCATCTGGCACGTGGCCGTAATCGGCGGAAGTCTCTGCCATTGGTACGGTGTCTTGGTGTACATCGCGGGGAGCCGACCATAG
- a CDS encoding ketopantoate reductase C-terminal domain-containing protein — translation MTVLSRSAIGSVLRDPITQGVYDRCVAEAVNVARAAKIQLPADILESVRTRSEHYLASAAQETTKSSLLSKPTPTEIDTLNRAAGITPAQMVVVPFVLRSRIASDRNRRRFERQHSPRRSECSTR, via the coding sequence ATGACCGTTCTCAGTCGCTCTGCGATTGGAAGCGTGCTCCGCGATCCAATCACGCAAGGCGTCTACGATCGCTGCGTGGCCGAGGCTGTCAATGTCGCACGCGCCGCCAAGATCCAGTTGCCGGCGGACATCCTCGAATCTGTCCGGACGCGATCTGAGCATTATCTGGCTTCCGCCGCGCAAGAGACCACTAAATCCTCGCTGCTATCGAAGCCAACCCCCACGGAGATAGATACGCTTAACCGCGCGGCTGGCATTACTCCTGCTCAAATGGTCGTCGTCCCGTTCGTACTACGATCGCGTATTGCATCTGACAGGAACCGCAGGAGGTTTGAACGGCAGCACTCACCCCGGCGGAGCGAATGTAGTACACGATAG